A genomic stretch from Caulobacter sp. FWC2 includes:
- a CDS encoding ribonucleoside-diphosphate reductase subunit alpha has product MVMNGSEAAKTSVRNEARLAAIKPAKRPQLALVQKVQVDRSRDALLTDFGKTTLEDRYLLPGESYQDMFARVSTAFADDAEHAQRVYDYMSRLWFMPATPVLSNGGADRGLPISCFLNAVNDSLDGILSVWNENVWLAANGGGIGTYWGGVRSIGEKVKGQGQTSGIIPFIRVMDSLTLAISQGSLRRGSAAVYLDIHHPEIEEFLEIRKPSGDFNRKSLNLHHGLSITDDFMHAVRDGTKFGLRSPKTNEVLREVDARALWQKVLELRLQTGEPYLIFSDTVNKAMPSFQRELGLKVRQSNLCSEIMLHTGTDHLGQERTAVCCLSSVNAETYLEWRDHPTFIEDVMRFLDNVLQDFIDRAPDAASTAAYAAMRERSVGLGLMGFHSFLQSQNVPFESALAKSWNMRMFKHLRREADKASLALGEEKGPCPDAADRGSKERFSHKLAIAPTASISIICGGTSAGIEPIPANIYTHKTLSGSFAVKNPYLEKLLEEKGHNTDAVWGSILEQEGSVQHLDFLSQDEKDVYKTAFELDQRWVVELAADRTPEICQSQSVNIFLPGDVDKWDLHMLHWQAWERGVKSLYYLRSKSVQRAAYAGAEDKVAAVPGAGGFDVPEKTDYDECLACQ; this is encoded by the coding sequence AGTCCTATCAGGACATGTTCGCCCGCGTGTCGACGGCCTTCGCCGACGACGCCGAGCACGCCCAGCGCGTCTACGACTATATGAGCCGCCTGTGGTTCATGCCGGCCACGCCGGTGCTGTCGAACGGCGGCGCGGATCGCGGCCTGCCGATCAGCTGCTTCCTCAACGCCGTCAACGACAGCCTGGACGGCATCCTGAGCGTCTGGAACGAGAACGTCTGGCTGGCGGCCAACGGCGGCGGCATCGGCACCTACTGGGGCGGCGTCCGCTCCATCGGCGAGAAGGTCAAGGGCCAGGGCCAGACCTCGGGCATCATCCCCTTCATCCGCGTGATGGACTCGCTGACCCTGGCGATTTCGCAGGGCAGCCTGCGTCGCGGCTCGGCCGCCGTCTATCTCGACATCCACCACCCGGAGATCGAGGAGTTCCTCGAGATCCGCAAGCCGTCGGGCGACTTCAACCGCAAGTCCCTGAACCTGCACCACGGCCTGTCCATCACCGACGATTTCATGCACGCGGTGCGCGACGGGACTAAGTTCGGCCTGCGCTCGCCCAAGACCAACGAAGTGCTGCGCGAGGTCGACGCCCGCGCCCTCTGGCAAAAGGTCCTGGAGCTGCGTCTGCAGACCGGCGAGCCCTACCTGATCTTCTCCGACACCGTGAACAAGGCCATGCCGTCGTTCCAGCGCGAGCTGGGCCTGAAGGTGCGCCAGTCGAACCTGTGCAGCGAGATCATGCTGCACACCGGCACCGACCACCTGGGCCAGGAGCGCACCGCCGTCTGCTGCCTGTCGTCGGTCAATGCCGAGACCTATCTGGAGTGGCGCGACCACCCGACGTTCATCGAGGACGTCATGCGCTTCCTCGACAACGTGCTGCAGGACTTCATCGACCGCGCCCCGGACGCGGCCTCGACCGCCGCCTACGCCGCCATGCGCGAGCGCTCGGTGGGCCTGGGCCTGATGGGCTTCCACAGCTTCCTGCAAAGCCAGAACGTTCCGTTCGAGAGCGCCCTGGCCAAGAGCTGGAACATGCGGATGTTCAAGCACCTGCGTCGCGAGGCCGACAAGGCCAGCCTGGCGCTGGGCGAGGAAAAGGGTCCGTGCCCTGACGCCGCCGATCGGGGCTCCAAGGAACGCTTCTCGCACAAGCTGGCCATCGCCCCGACCGCCTCGATCTCGATCATCTGCGGCGGCACCTCCGCCGGCATCGAGCCGATCCCGGCCAATATCTACACCCACAAGACCCTGTCGGGCTCGTTCGCGGTGAAGAACCCCTATCTGGAGAAGCTGCTCGAGGAAAAGGGCCACAACACCGACGCGGTGTGGGGCTCTATCCTGGAACAGGAAGGCTCGGTCCAGCACCTGGACTTCCTGAGCCAGGACGAGAAGGACGTCTACAAGACTGCCTTCGAGCTGGATCAGCGCTGGGTGGTCGAGCTGGCCGCCGACCGCACGCCGGAAATCTGCCAGAGCCAGTCGGTCAACATCTTCCTGCCGGGCGATGTCGACAAGTGGGACCTGCACATGCTGCACTGGCAGGCCTGGGAGCGCGGCGTGAAGTCGCTGTACTACCTGCGCTCCAAGTCGGTGCAACGCGCGGCCTATGCCGGCGCCGAGGACAAGGTCGCGGCGGTCCCGGGCGCGGGCGGCTTCGACGTCCCGGAAAAGACCGACTACGACGAGTGCCTCGCCTGTCAGTAG
- a CDS encoding lipid A-modifier LpxR family protein, with protein sequence MRVAGERTVFCLMAVIAAMAAGHAGVACAAVKAGKATKADAATPEPAKPISFQVKPESLRPLDPASATGFAVRDLDEPEGEVGGGFALSPAAALAGDARILDADRFYAGAGPVTWRSNAFSHQSQAGGPIDSVRVSMAGTAPTAAYAPLTLARPDNDDAYALREVDVTVTRGWPSAVALNGRTFALDITPHAGLGYGAAGGSAEAGATVRLGKKKNMGDRVTNALGVQDGASFGDRGRWYIFAAASGRAVGLNMLRGQNGDWSRAGLTQDTTSKLIGDSQAGVAWRRGPMQASLGYIHRAIKAREGIMGLATQKDDVVALSFSLKPQW encoded by the coding sequence ATGCGGGTCGCTGGGGAGCGTACCGTTTTCTGCCTGATGGCCGTGATCGCGGCCATGGCGGCTGGCCATGCCGGCGTCGCCTGCGCGGCTGTGAAGGCCGGCAAGGCCACCAAGGCTGACGCAGCCACGCCCGAGCCCGCAAAGCCCATATCCTTCCAGGTAAAGCCCGAAAGCCTGCGTCCGCTGGATCCCGCGAGCGCTACGGGTTTCGCGGTCCGCGATCTCGACGAGCCCGAGGGTGAGGTCGGGGGCGGTTTCGCGCTGTCGCCTGCCGCCGCCCTGGCCGGCGACGCCCGCATCCTCGACGCCGATCGCTTCTATGCCGGCGCGGGTCCCGTGACCTGGCGCTCCAACGCCTTCAGCCACCAGTCCCAGGCCGGCGGCCCGATCGACTCGGTGCGCGTCTCGATGGCCGGGACGGCCCCGACCGCCGCCTACGCCCCATTGACCCTGGCCCGCCCAGACAACGACGACGCCTATGCCCTGCGCGAGGTTGACGTGACCGTGACGCGCGGCTGGCCCTCGGCCGTGGCGCTGAACGGCCGCACGTTCGCCCTCGACATCACCCCGCACGCCGGGCTCGGCTATGGCGCCGCCGGCGGCTCGGCCGAGGCCGGCGCCACCGTGCGCCTGGGCAAGAAGAAGAACATGGGCGACCGGGTGACCAATGCGCTCGGTGTCCAGGACGGCGCGAGCTTCGGCGATCGTGGGCGCTGGTACATCTTCGCCGCCGCCAGCGGCCGGGCCGTGGGCCTGAACATGCTGCGCGGCCAGAACGGTGACTGGAGCCGCGCGGGCCTGACCCAGGACACCACCAGCAAGCTGATCGGCGACAGCCAGGCCGGCGTCGCCTGGCGCCGCGGCCCGATGCAGGCGTCGCTTGGCTATATCCACCGCGCGATCAAGGCCCGGGAAGGCATCATGGGTCTCGCCACCCAGAAGGACGACGTGGTAGCCCTGTCGTTCAGTCTCAAGCCCCAGTGGTAG